In one Prosthecobacter fusiformis genomic region, the following are encoded:
- a CDS encoding Gfo/Idh/MocA family protein, with protein sequence MNEEKIIRVGIVGAGGIVKQRHLPGLRALPNVQITAVANSTLASAETFCRDFAPEAKPIARWEDVVDNENVDVVWIGAHPYMHHDVTDFGLQCGKHVFTQARMAATLQEAEHMWERAQSCPELVTAICPAPQGMKGGEMVKKLLAEGAIGTPHQALLHSFNGAWLDAAQPAHWRQRTEVSGIQILTLGIYTEVLQKWLGHITHVEARGGVVIPERQGYAVETPDFVNVLARFRSGLKATMLFSGVAAHAPTDKLWLFGNEGSLSYDFTTEEVSLGSRGGKLEVVPVPYEMQRDWTVERDFIQAVRDPQAPRPKPDFTEGVCYMRVVEAVWESMENRSGVKCA encoded by the coding sequence ATGAACGAAGAAAAAATCATCCGGGTGGGCATCGTCGGTGCAGGCGGCATCGTGAAGCAGCGGCACCTGCCGGGGTTGCGGGCGCTGCCCAATGTGCAGATCACCGCCGTGGCGAATTCCACGCTGGCGAGTGCAGAGACCTTCTGCCGCGACTTCGCCCCGGAGGCAAAACCCATCGCCCGCTGGGAGGATGTGGTGGACAATGAAAACGTGGATGTGGTGTGGATCGGTGCGCACCCGTATATGCACCACGATGTGACCGATTTCGGCCTGCAATGCGGCAAGCATGTCTTCACTCAGGCGCGCATGGCGGCCACTCTCCAGGAGGCGGAGCATATGTGGGAGAGAGCCCAGAGCTGCCCGGAGCTGGTGACGGCCATCTGCCCCGCACCCCAGGGCATGAAAGGCGGCGAGATGGTGAAAAAGCTGCTCGCGGAAGGCGCCATCGGCACACCGCATCAGGCCCTGCTGCACAGTTTCAACGGCGCCTGGCTGGACGCCGCCCAGCCCGCCCACTGGCGCCAGCGCACGGAGGTGAGCGGCATCCAGATCCTCACCCTGGGCATCTACACGGAAGTTTTGCAAAAATGGTTAGGCCACATCACCCACGTGGAGGCCCGGGGCGGCGTGGTCATCCCGGAGCGGCAGGGCTACGCCGTGGAGACACCGGATTTCGTCAATGTCCTGGCCCGGTTCCGCAGCGGCCTGAAGGCGACGATGCTGTTCAGCGGCGTCGCGGCCCATGCGCCGACGGACAAGCTGTGGCTCTTCGGCAATGAAGGCAGCTTGAGCTATGATTTCACCACGGAAGAAGTCTCCCTGGGCAGCCGGGGTGGAAAGCTTGAAGTCGTGCCGGTGCCGTATGAGATGCAGCGGGACTGGACCGTGGAGCGTGATTTTATCCAGGCCGTGCGCGATCCCCAGGCTCCGCGTCCAAAGCCCGATTTCACCGAAGGTGTCTGCTACATGCGTGTGGTGGAAGCTGTGTGGGAATCCATGGAAAACCGGTCCGGCGTCAAGTGCGCCTGA
- a CDS encoding peptidoglycan recognition protein family protein, translated as MSEGLLLAGKQSDLQHTAGMNKGSALLALPLLLLAAVFFAACGSSTGRSKIAMWESRYNDKALGRVTPDQLLREVGLQTDLIPPGKAGRYKYRPMTPRYITIHSTQNYTGNAYNHALALKRGALRATKRVGGNRIGFLTWHFTTQSNVAIQHLPCREQGEHADFDGPGNNYSIGIEMCEHRGNDIALTIDKTARLSAYLMYTYGIPLSHVVPHYHWPRISPSIKDPHKNCPHFLLDRGRPGATWQWYLRRVNLHYSRLIPGPARNLG; from the coding sequence ATGTCAGAGGGCTTACTCCTTGCTGGCAAACAGTCAGACCTCCAGCATACTGCGGGCATGAATAAAGGCAGTGCTCTTCTGGCTCTTCCCCTCCTGCTTCTCGCCGCTGTTTTCTTCGCTGCTTGTGGGTCCTCCACTGGCCGCTCCAAGATCGCGATGTGGGAATCCCGTTATAATGACAAGGCCCTGGGCCGTGTCACGCCGGATCAGCTCCTCCGTGAGGTGGGGCTACAGACGGACTTGATCCCACCTGGTAAGGCGGGCCGCTACAAGTACCGGCCGATGACGCCGCGCTACATCACCATTCACAGTACTCAAAATTACACGGGCAATGCCTATAACCATGCCCTGGCGCTGAAGCGCGGTGCGCTGCGTGCCACCAAGCGGGTGGGGGGGAACCGCATCGGCTTCCTGACCTGGCATTTTACCACCCAGTCCAATGTAGCCATCCAGCATCTGCCCTGCCGGGAGCAGGGGGAGCACGCGGACTTCGATGGTCCGGGGAACAACTACAGCATCGGCATTGAGATGTGTGAGCACCGTGGCAATGACATCGCGCTGACCATTGATAAAACCGCCCGGCTTTCCGCTTACCTCATGTATACATACGGGATCCCACTGAGCCATGTGGTGCCGCATTATCACTGGCCGCGTATCAGCCCCAGCATCAAGGACCCTCATAAAAACTGCCCACATTTCCTACTGGACCGCGGCCGCCCTGGTGCCACCTGGCAGTGGTATTTACGCCGGGTAAACCTGCACTACAGCCGTCTGATTCCGGGTCCGGCTCGTAACCTGGGCTGA
- a CDS encoding right-handed parallel beta-helix repeat-containing protein, giving the protein MKFLACLFIVSLACTASAQRALHVDPANGNDINDAISAPVKTIARGILLAEPGDTVHLATGTYFESVNLAGKKGLPGQPITLDGHGAIIDGSEPVNATEWESLGQGLYRKTDLLPGLTPAALRRWYFLWDGRMDTMGRTAKGPSAALKKVAELKPGEWTYEEAEKAFYIKLTDGQSLDVARLRYPARSNGVSLSGQGRHLTVRNLTCTHVWNDGFNIHGDQLDTVFENITAIECGDDGFSAHETAECRINGFTSLRNSTGLCDIGSSVTHFKNIFISGCYGHDVFFHGNTAHSLENALIESRAAHVITVTHRGSETSQAPCRATFKNVLLRRFESQAGEVRITGPCQIEMHGCTLFDLSSQVSAEATLSMTNTQLGPPASASTWGADAAALEALRRE; this is encoded by the coding sequence ATGAAGTTCCTTGCTTGCCTTTTCATCGTATCTCTCGCCTGCACCGCCTCGGCTCAGCGTGCCCTGCATGTGGACCCGGCTAATGGAAATGACATCAATGATGCCATCAGCGCCCCAGTGAAAACCATCGCCCGAGGCATCCTGCTGGCGGAGCCTGGAGACACCGTGCATCTGGCCACGGGCACCTACTTTGAGAGTGTGAACCTGGCGGGAAAAAAGGGCCTGCCTGGACAGCCCATCACCCTGGACGGTCATGGTGCCATCATTGATGGCAGCGAGCCTGTCAACGCCACTGAATGGGAGTCCCTGGGCCAGGGCTTATATCGTAAGACCGATCTCCTGCCTGGGCTGACCCCAGCCGCCCTGAGACGCTGGTATTTCCTCTGGGATGGCCGCATGGATACCATGGGCCGCACCGCCAAAGGCCCCAGTGCAGCCCTGAAAAAAGTGGCGGAGCTAAAGCCCGGTGAATGGACCTATGAAGAGGCTGAAAAAGCGTTCTATATCAAACTGACGGATGGACAGTCCCTGGATGTCGCCCGCCTCCGCTACCCCGCTCGCAGCAACGGCGTTAGCCTCTCGGGCCAGGGGCGCCATCTGACTGTCCGCAACCTTACTTGTACCCATGTTTGGAACGATGGCTTCAACATCCATGGAGACCAGTTGGACACCGTCTTCGAAAACATTACCGCCATCGAATGTGGAGATGATGGATTCAGCGCCCATGAGACCGCTGAATGCCGTATTAATGGCTTCACCAGCCTGCGCAATTCCACGGGTCTTTGTGACATCGGCTCCAGCGTCACTCATTTTAAAAATATTTTCATTAGCGGCTGCTATGGACATGATGTTTTCTTCCATGGCAACACAGCCCACAGCTTGGAAAACGCCCTCATAGAAAGCCGGGCAGCCCACGTCATTACCGTTACCCACCGCGGCAGCGAAACGAGTCAGGCCCCCTGCCGTGCCACTTTTAAAAACGTCCTGCTGCGCCGTTTCGAAAGCCAGGCTGGTGAAGTCCGCATCACCGGTCCCTGTCAGATAGAAATGCACGGATGCACCCTTTTTGATCTGTCCAGCCAAGTCAGTGCCGAGGCCACTCTGTCGATGACTAATACCCAGTTAGGCCCGCCCGCGTCCGCTTCTACCTGGGGTGCGGATGCCGCTGCACTTGAGGCGTTGCGGCGTGAATAA
- a CDS encoding MGDG synthase family glycosyltransferase codes for MILVLTAGFGDGHNTAAFSTAEALRQLYPGEDIQAIDLVSEVQPRIATLLKNLYQQAITHFPSGWRMVYHMLEKSDVDPQDSAWLAPLVRGLKEKIEALQPRLIISTYPLYAALLDALRKQGEPVPRLVTIITDSISVHRIWLMQPSDLYCVADAETKEVVEKLGVPREKIRITGFPVSLQFTETLPPEATRPGVQRILYLPSTTARHVAATLASLKPLLRKDVQLTIPVGKHSSRLYHVLRKFTDAMPDAPVEIIGWTTRIPELLRTHDVVICKAGGAILHEVLAARIPAVIDYVVPGQEEGNAEMLLSRNCAYRAFTAKETGECVAKILDNNGKIGRQMRTNMLAISVPDAAIRTAQAALA; via the coding sequence ATGATTTTAGTGCTGACAGCAGGCTTTGGCGATGGGCATAACACCGCCGCATTTTCCACGGCTGAAGCGCTTAGGCAACTTTACCCAGGAGAGGATATCCAGGCCATCGACCTCGTCAGCGAGGTCCAGCCCCGCATCGCCACCCTGCTGAAAAATCTCTACCAGCAGGCCATTACCCATTTCCCCAGCGGCTGGCGCATGGTTTATCACATGCTGGAAAAATCCGATGTGGACCCCCAGGACAGCGCTTGGCTGGCCCCGCTCGTGCGCGGACTGAAGGAAAAGATCGAAGCCCTTCAGCCCCGCCTCATCATCAGCACTTATCCGCTGTATGCCGCTCTTTTGGATGCCCTGCGCAAGCAGGGGGAGCCCGTGCCTCGTCTAGTCACCATCATCACCGATTCCATCAGCGTTCACCGCATCTGGCTCATGCAGCCGAGCGATCTCTACTGCGTGGCCGATGCCGAAACGAAGGAAGTGGTGGAAAAGCTGGGAGTGCCGCGTGAAAAAATCCGCATCACCGGCTTCCCTGTCAGCCTGCAATTCACTGAGACCTTACCGCCGGAAGCCACCCGCCCGGGCGTGCAGCGCATTCTATACCTGCCCTCCACGACCGCACGACATGTGGCAGCCACTCTGGCCTCATTAAAACCGCTTTTGAGGAAGGATGTCCAGCTCACCATCCCTGTAGGCAAGCACAGCTCCCGCCTTTACCATGTGCTGCGTAAATTTACCGATGCCATGCCCGATGCCCCAGTGGAAATCATCGGCTGGACCACCCGAATCCCCGAGCTGCTGCGCACGCATGATGTGGTGATCTGCAAAGCTGGCGGTGCCATCCTTCATGAAGTCCTGGCCGCGCGCATTCCCGCCGTCATTGATTACGTCGTACCCGGCCAGGAAGAAGGCAATGCTGAGATGCTCCTCTCCAGAAACTGCGCCTACCGCGCTTTCACGGCCAAAGAGACTGGTGAATGCGTGGCTAAGATCCTGGACAACAACGGCAAAATCGGCCGCCAGATGCGTACCAACATGCTCGCCATCAGCGTTCCCGATGCCGCCATCCGTACCGCACAAGCTGCCCTCGCGTGA
- a CDS encoding redoxin domain-containing protein translates to MKRAAFILALLVPGYICMQGTAAGKTGIAAFDNLDKNEDGLLTADELPQKRWLRFLDQDGNGSVTLAEATEGMLKLRQKGGSAPDSAPVKPASEDPALTEAPVVLKASEHGVGHLVPDLMLKDGRGQEFKLSQQLTGRQGIIIAFFGATCPISGKLGPELARLEKDAMARQVAMLLVCPVATETADDIQKFITAHGLKSPVIHDADGQLTTTLAATTTTEVFLLDAARTLVYRGAINDQYGLGYAKDQPNKTYLRDAAAAMLRSEAPLIAATTAPGCALDLKKTAAVTQTAVTYHNQVSRILQANCVECHRPGAVGPFNLESYDDVIENAGMIRKQVERGVMPPWFAAAPPDGQHSLWLNDASLSHQDRQDLLTWLASDRPLGNPAEAPKPRHFPEEWAIGTPNAIVQLPKPVQIKAEGTMPYQFVTATTAFEEDRWVQGYEILPTDRGVVHHVIVQVHAKGSDVRDRGEGAEGYWAAYVPGNASRMWPAGFAKKLPAGAIVSFQIHYTPNGKKTQEQLRMGLIFAKAAPKYVVHTAAVAHPRLNIPAGEANHIEVKEQTVPRDMNIMAYMAHMHVRGKAFKFEVTPPGGKSEVLLDIPGYDFNWQLRYDYAQPKFLPRGSKVKITAVFDNSDANPANPDPTKNIRWGPQTSDEMMIGYFEYFTPNNAAVAAK, encoded by the coding sequence ATGAAACGCGCCGCCTTTATTCTCGCCCTCCTCGTCCCGGGTTACATCTGCATGCAGGGAACTGCGGCTGGTAAAACGGGCATCGCGGCTTTCGATAACCTGGATAAAAATGAGGATGGCCTGCTGACGGCGGATGAGCTCCCGCAAAAGCGCTGGCTGCGTTTTCTGGATCAGGATGGCAATGGCAGCGTGACCCTGGCCGAGGCCACGGAGGGCATGCTGAAACTGCGCCAGAAAGGCGGCTCCGCTCCGGACAGCGCGCCGGTGAAACCCGCCAGCGAAGACCCCGCCCTGACCGAGGCACCCGTGGTATTGAAAGCTTCCGAGCATGGCGTCGGCCATCTGGTGCCAGACCTCATGCTGAAAGATGGCCGTGGCCAGGAGTTTAAGCTCAGCCAGCAGCTCACCGGCAGGCAGGGGATCATCATCGCCTTCTTCGGTGCCACCTGTCCCATCAGCGGCAAGCTGGGACCGGAACTGGCCCGGCTGGAAAAAGACGCCATGGCCAGGCAGGTGGCCATGCTGCTTGTCTGCCCCGTCGCCACGGAGACCGCGGATGACATTCAGAAATTTATCACCGCCCACGGCCTGAAATCTCCCGTCATCCATGATGCAGACGGCCAGCTCACGACCACCCTGGCCGCCACCACCACCACGGAGGTCTTCCTGCTGGATGCCGCCCGCACGCTGGTTTATCGCGGGGCCATCAATGACCAGTACGGCCTGGGTTATGCCAAAGACCAGCCGAACAAAACGTATCTTCGCGATGCCGCCGCCGCCATGCTGCGCAGTGAGGCCCCGCTCATCGCGGCCACCACCGCACCGGGCTGCGCGCTGGATCTGAAAAAGACCGCTGCTGTCACCCAGACAGCCGTCACTTATCACAACCAAGTCTCGCGCATCCTCCAGGCAAACTGCGTGGAATGTCATCGCCCAGGAGCCGTAGGGCCTTTCAACCTGGAGAGTTATGACGACGTGATCGAAAACGCCGGTATGATCCGCAAGCAGGTGGAGCGTGGTGTCATGCCGCCCTGGTTCGCCGCGGCACCGCCGGACGGCCAGCACTCCCTCTGGCTCAATGACGCGTCCCTTTCTCATCAGGACAGGCAGGACCTGCTGACGTGGCTGGCCAGTGACCGGCCCCTGGGGAATCCTGCAGAGGCTCCCAAGCCGCGACACTTTCCTGAGGAGTGGGCCATCGGTACGCCGAATGCCATCGTGCAACTCCCCAAACCCGTCCAGATCAAGGCGGAAGGCACCATGCCCTATCAGTTCGTCACCGCCACCACCGCTTTTGAAGAAGACCGCTGGGTGCAGGGTTATGAGATCTTGCCGACGGACCGTGGTGTGGTGCATCACGTCATCGTCCAGGTGCATGCCAAGGGCAGCGATGTGCGCGACCGGGGCGAGGGTGCGGAAGGTTACTGGGCCGCCTATGTGCCGGGGAATGCCTCGCGAATGTGGCCGGCGGGCTTTGCAAAAAAGCTGCCCGCAGGTGCCATCGTGAGCTTTCAGATCCACTACACGCCCAATGGCAAAAAGACCCAGGAACAGCTCCGCATGGGACTCATCTTTGCCAAAGCGGCGCCGAAGTATGTCGTCCACACCGCCGCCGTGGCACATCCCCGGCTGAACATCCCTGCGGGGGAGGCCAACCACATCGAGGTGAAGGAGCAGACCGTCCCCCGGGACATGAACATCATGGCCTACATGGCCCACATGCATGTGCGCGGAAAGGCCTTCAAATTTGAGGTCACCCCACCGGGAGGCAAGAGTGAAGTGCTGCTGGACATCCCTGGTTACGACTTCAACTGGCAGCTCCGCTATGACTATGCCCAGCCCAAATTTCTGCCTCGCGGCAGCAAGGTGAAAATCACTGCCGTCTTCGACAACAGCGACGCCAATCCGGCCAATCCCGACCCCACCAAAAACATCCGATGGGGCCCGCAAACTTCCGATGAAATGATGATCGGTTACTTCGAATACTTCACACCGAACAACGCGGCTGTGGCGGCGAAGTGA
- a CDS encoding MOSC domain-containing protein: protein MQILHLYISPEHNFFGHHGKPAGQAPMVEVDSVECVAGQGLKGDRFFGFKEDYKGQVTFFAHEVYERLCEQFQVTGVEPSVFRRNIITQGADLPALIGQEFEVQGVRFLGTQESAPCYWMNQAFAEGAEGAMKGHGGLRAKVLSDGVLRTGV from the coding sequence ATGCAGATCCTCCACCTTTACATCTCCCCGGAGCATAATTTTTTCGGTCATCATGGCAAGCCCGCCGGGCAGGCTCCCATGGTGGAGGTGGACTCCGTCGAATGCGTGGCCGGCCAGGGGCTGAAGGGAGACCGTTTTTTTGGCTTCAAAGAGGACTATAAAGGCCAGGTCACCTTCTTTGCCCATGAGGTGTATGAGCGCCTGTGTGAGCAATTTCAGGTGACTGGCGTGGAACCTTCGGTCTTCCGGCGGAACATCATCACTCAAGGTGCCGATTTGCCCGCCCTCATCGGCCAGGAGTTTGAGGTTCAGGGGGTGCGTTTCCTTGGTACCCAGGAAAGCGCGCCCTGCTACTGGATGAACCAGGCCTTTGCCGAAGGGGCCGAAGGAGCCATGAAGGGCCATGGCGGCCTGCGCGCCAAGGTCCTCAGCGACGGGGTGCTGCGGACGGGAGTGTGA
- a CDS encoding C40 family peptidase, protein MKEPEDFIPDSLGDTPEAATVKNLGRRDWLKMTGLGALAAAGGGAGLYYYNQVPLLHFDGRHARATPYHPPVLHHLVYYANQLVDKPYKWGGGHQQLFDNGFDCSGSISHILYRSGLLVRPLNSKGFAGYGQSGPGKYVSIFVKPGNHVFMSVCGLRFDTSGTQTGEGPRWRSTARSTSGFINRHPQGL, encoded by the coding sequence ATGAAGGAGCCTGAAGATTTCATACCCGATTCCCTGGGTGACACCCCAGAGGCAGCAACCGTGAAAAACCTGGGCCGACGTGACTGGCTAAAGATGACCGGCCTAGGAGCCCTGGCCGCAGCCGGTGGTGGCGCGGGACTCTACTATTATAACCAGGTGCCGCTGCTGCATTTCGACGGGCGGCATGCGCGAGCTACGCCTTACCACCCGCCGGTGCTGCATCACCTGGTTTATTATGCCAATCAACTTGTGGATAAGCCCTACAAGTGGGGTGGTGGGCACCAGCAGCTTTTTGACAACGGTTTTGACTGCTCCGGCTCCATCTCACACATCCTTTACCGCAGCGGCCTGCTGGTGCGGCCTTTGAATTCCAAGGGATTCGCCGGTTATGGCCAGTCCGGTCCTGGGAAGTATGTGTCCATTTTTGTGAAACCGGGGAACCATGTCTTCATGTCCGTCTGCGGTCTGCGCTTTGATACCTCAGGCACGCAGACCGGGGAGGGACCGCGCTGGCGCTCCACGGCTCGGTCCACATCTGGATTCATCAACCGGCATCCGCAAGGGCTGTAA
- a CDS encoding N-acetylmuramic acid 6-phosphate etherase, translating to MTPAPSVTSPVLLGIEGGGTRTTVRLVDGAGTTIKAFHTHPAVLSLMTDRELRWHLRDIASRLPQRPQAIGIGLAGARTAADQERLRRATLRVWPGIPCVATNDLETALAAAPVGKKEIPRVLVLSGTGSCCFGRAPDGRTAKVGGRGHIIGDRGSACDIGLRALRAVMADLDHRGRMGPLGAAILNALMFNDPDQLIPWSVHAPKTEIANLAITVFALAQKKDALAKKILSDSAAMLAEDACACACQLTEDGAPVEFILNGGVMLRNPAFMKDVTRRIRKCWSKARVSPLQGPSVLGAVNLARGVLLNAAPSSTRQTSRVAAQASPALELPASIVDLAVLKDSPTEKRNPRSMTLDRLNVIQGIELMLSEDALIPPAILKEKRAINQVVAQVMLAFENGGRLFYAGAGTSGRLGVLDASEIPPTFRAPREQVQGIIAGGRQALWSAVEGAEDDAQAGATAMTHRQLGPDDVLVGIAASGRTPFVWGAIHEANRRGAFTALLCFNPAMRAAVKKIHDSAWQPQALIIPNVGPEVLTGSTRLKSGTATKLVLNLITTLAMTRTGKVISNLMVDLNPSNVKLRDRALRILVDLTGCTRDAAREALQSTGWQVKDAYLKLK from the coding sequence AGCCGCCTGCCCCAGCGACCGCAGGCCATCGGCATCGGCCTGGCCGGGGCAAGAACGGCGGCTGACCAGGAGCGGCTGCGGCGCGCCACACTCAGAGTCTGGCCCGGCATCCCCTGCGTGGCCACCAATGACCTGGAGACCGCCCTGGCAGCAGCCCCGGTGGGGAAGAAGGAAATCCCGCGCGTGCTCGTGCTCAGCGGCACGGGCTCATGCTGCTTTGGCCGCGCACCCGATGGCCGCACCGCCAAGGTAGGCGGGCGCGGGCACATCATCGGGGACCGGGGCAGCGCCTGTGACATCGGTCTGCGCGCGCTACGTGCCGTGATGGCGGACCTGGACCACCGCGGCCGCATGGGTCCGCTGGGTGCGGCCATTCTCAATGCGCTCATGTTTAATGATCCGGACCAGCTCATCCCCTGGTCCGTGCATGCGCCCAAGACAGAGATCGCCAATCTGGCCATCACCGTCTTTGCCCTGGCTCAAAAAAAGGATGCTCTGGCGAAAAAGATCCTCAGCGATTCCGCTGCGATGCTGGCGGAAGACGCCTGCGCCTGTGCCTGTCAACTGACTGAGGATGGCGCGCCGGTGGAGTTCATCCTCAATGGCGGGGTGATGCTGAGAAACCCGGCGTTCATGAAGGATGTGACACGGCGCATCCGGAAATGCTGGTCAAAAGCCCGCGTGAGCCCCCTGCAAGGCCCCTCGGTGCTCGGCGCGGTGAATCTGGCCAGGGGCGTGCTTTTAAACGCCGCCCCTTCCTCCACCCGCCAGACTTCCCGCGTGGCAGCCCAGGCCTCCCCTGCCCTGGAGCTTCCTGCATCCATTGTGGACCTGGCCGTGCTGAAGGATTCCCCCACCGAAAAGCGCAACCCACGATCCATGACCCTGGACCGCCTGAACGTCATCCAGGGGATCGAGCTGATGCTCAGTGAAGATGCCCTGATCCCTCCGGCCATCCTCAAGGAGAAGCGGGCGATCAACCAAGTGGTGGCCCAGGTCATGCTCGCCTTTGAAAACGGTGGCCGTCTTTTTTATGCCGGTGCAGGCACCAGCGGCAGGCTCGGCGTGCTGGATGCCAGTGAAATCCCTCCCACCTTCCGCGCCCCGCGTGAGCAGGTGCAAGGCATCATCGCAGGCGGGCGGCAGGCGCTCTGGAGTGCCGTGGAAGGTGCGGAGGATGATGCCCAAGCGGGAGCCACCGCCATGACACATCGTCAGTTAGGCCCGGACGATGTACTGGTGGGCATCGCCGCCAGCGGCCGCACCCCCTTTGTTTGGGGCGCCATCCATGAGGCCAACCGACGCGGGGCCTTCACCGCCCTGCTTTGCTTCAACCCCGCCATGCGCGCAGCCGTGAAAAAAATCCACGACAGCGCCTGGCAGCCCCAGGCTCTCATCATCCCCAACGTCGGCCCGGAAGTGCTCACCGGCTCCACCCGCCTGAAATCCGGCACGGCCACGAAACTGGTGCTGAACCTCATCACCACCCTGGCCATGACCCGGACCGGCAAGGTCATCAGCAACCTGATGGTGGACCTGAACCCCTCCAACGTGAAGCTGCGCGACCGCGCCCTGCGCATCCTCGTGGACCTCACCGGCTGCACTCGCGACGCTGCCCGTGAGGCCCTGCAATCCACCGGCTGGCAGGTGAAAGATGCCTATCTGAAATTGAAGTAA